The following coding sequences lie in one Variovorax terrae genomic window:
- a CDS encoding LysR family transcriptional regulator: MDRLLSMRVFQRVIDEGGFAAAARALEMSPAVVTRLVSDLEQHLGTRLIQRTTRKLALTEAGEAYLLRLRGILHEVDDAEAVAAASTRELQGTLHVLATPVLASYFLAPRVAQWCERHPKVTLDLSIDPFPQNRVEEFDVTFIVVEEGYDASVVARPLISNDWIVCASPGYLQRHGTPRTPQELQHHGYLRFPWQQASGHSGRRLRLRPLEGEGEPVEVEMPVVLQSVSFDVLYRAALDGAGVAVLSKLLVAPHLASGALVQLLPDWVFGRFTIYAALPTRKLLPARTRAFMTFLFESVEQAAAARGLKV, from the coding sequence ATGGATCGTCTTCTTTCAATGCGCGTGTTCCAGCGGGTGATCGACGAAGGGGGCTTCGCGGCGGCCGCGCGGGCCCTGGAGATGTCGCCCGCCGTGGTCACGCGGCTGGTGAGCGACCTGGAGCAGCACCTGGGCACCCGGCTGATCCAGCGCACCACCCGCAAGCTGGCGCTGACCGAGGCCGGCGAGGCCTACCTGCTGCGCCTGCGCGGCATCCTGCACGAGGTGGACGACGCGGAAGCCGTCGCGGCGGCCAGCACGCGCGAGCTGCAGGGCACCCTGCATGTGCTGGCCACGCCGGTGCTGGCCTCGTATTTCCTGGCGCCGCGGGTGGCGCAATGGTGCGAGCGCCATCCCAAGGTGACGCTGGACCTGTCGATCGACCCGTTCCCGCAGAACCGGGTGGAGGAGTTCGACGTCACCTTCATCGTGGTGGAGGAGGGCTACGACGCCAGCGTGGTGGCGCGCCCGCTGATCTCCAACGACTGGATCGTCTGCGCCTCGCCGGGCTACCTCCAGCGCCACGGCACGCCGCGCACGCCGCAGGAGCTGCAGCACCACGGTTACCTGCGGTTTCCGTGGCAGCAGGCCAGCGGGCACAGCGGCCGCCGCCTGCGGCTGCGGCCGCTGGAGGGCGAAGGCGAGCCGGTGGAGGTGGAGATGCCGGTGGTGCTGCAATCGGTGAGCTTCGACGTGCTGTACCGCGCCGCGCTCGACGGCGCGGGCGTGGCCGTGCTGTCCAAGCTGCTGGTGGCGCCGCACCTGGCCAGCGGGGCGCTGGTGCAGCTGCTGCCGGACTGGGTGTTCGGCCGCTTCACGATCTACGCCGCGCTGCCCACGCGCAAGCTGCTGCCCGCGCGCACGCGGGCCTTCATGACCTTTCTGTTCGAATCCGTGGAGCAGGCCGCCGCGGCCCGCGGCCTCAAGGTCTGA
- the trmL gene encoding tRNA (uridine(34)/cytosine(34)/5-carboxymethylaminomethyluridine(34)-2'-O)-methyltransferase TrmL, with product MFHIVLVEPEIPPNTGNVIRLAANTGCTLHLIEPLGFSMDDKHMRRAGLDYHEYAEVRRHAGWEAFLAAEQPAPQRLFALTTRGTRLVHDTAFEPGDWLVFGSETRGLAPALRERFAPGQQLRLPMRPGQRSLNLSNAVAVTVFEAWRQNGFGLLPKE from the coding sequence ATGTTCCATATCGTCCTGGTCGAGCCCGAAATTCCGCCCAACACCGGCAACGTGATCCGCCTGGCGGCCAACACCGGCTGCACGCTGCACCTGATCGAGCCGCTGGGCTTCTCGATGGACGACAAGCACATGCGCCGCGCCGGGCTGGACTACCACGAGTACGCCGAGGTGCGCCGCCACGCCGGCTGGGAGGCCTTCCTGGCGGCCGAGCAGCCGGCGCCGCAGCGGCTGTTCGCGCTCACCACGCGCGGCACGCGCCTGGTGCACGACACGGCGTTCGAGCCCGGCGACTGGCTGGTGTTCGGCTCCGAAACGCGCGGCCTCGCACCCGCGCTGCGCGAGCGCTTCGCGCCCGGGCAGCAGCTCAGGCTGCCGATGCGCCCGGGCCAGCGCAGCCTGAACCTGTCGAACGCGGTAGCCGTCACGGTGTTCGAGGCCTGGCGCCAGAATGGCTTTGGGTTGCTCCCAAAAGAATAG
- a CDS encoding ComF family protein translates to MFRELIARTCAPLPSQCAVCRAWPAQPVCEACVARFAQPLPRCRTCALAVPAGVHQCGQCLRTPPPLDDCFAAVSYAYPWSDCLAAYKFHDDPGWAATLATLLRSTPWVEPALERCDAVLPMPLSVQRLRQRGFNQALELARRLAPGKTDGTLLLRLRDTAPQSELDLPARQRNVKGAFAVDPLRAERVRQRRVVLVDDVMTSGASLFAAAAALRQAGAAHITGLVVARTEKE, encoded by the coding sequence ATGTTCCGCGAGCTGATTGCAAGGACTTGCGCGCCCCTGCCCAGCCAGTGCGCGGTGTGCCGCGCCTGGCCCGCGCAGCCGGTGTGCGAGGCCTGTGTCGCCCGCTTCGCGCAGCCGCTGCCGCGCTGCCGCACCTGCGCGCTGGCCGTGCCCGCCGGCGTGCACCAGTGCGGCCAGTGCCTGCGCACGCCGCCGCCGCTGGACGACTGCTTCGCCGCCGTGTCCTACGCCTATCCCTGGTCCGACTGCCTGGCCGCCTACAAATTCCATGACGATCCGGGCTGGGCCGCCACCCTGGCCACCCTGCTGCGCAGCACGCCCTGGGTGGAGCCCGCGCTGGAGCGCTGCGACGCCGTGCTGCCGATGCCCCTGTCCGTGCAGCGGCTGCGCCAGCGCGGCTTCAACCAGGCGCTGGAGCTGGCGCGGCGGCTGGCGCCCGGCAAGACCGACGGCACGCTGCTGCTGCGCCTGCGCGACACGGCGCCGCAAAGCGAGCTCGACCTGCCCGCGCGCCAGCGCAACGTGAAGGGCGCCTTCGCGGTCGATCCGCTGCGCGCAGAGCGCGTGCGCCAGCGCCGCGTGGTGCTGGTGGACGACGTGATGACCAGCGGCGCCTCGCTGTTCGCGGCCGCCGCGGCCTTGCGCCAGGCGGGCGCGGCCCACATCACGGGGCTGGTGGTGGCGCGCACGGAAAAGGAATAG
- a CDS encoding biotin synthase, with amino-acid sequence MSTPAHERPPTIDPVAAARWQRSAPALSPWLHEEVARRMEERLQWIRLQPQAWAHWEPVRGGLQAHALLSRRYPKSACYVAEVQAQRSSIAIKSIANPWWSPRRWSGAPTHFGLPPDAGVQMLWANMALHMAADPQALIAQWHRALATDGFLMFSCLGPDTVRELRGLYQALGWPAAGHEFTDMHDWGDMLVHAGFAEPVMDMERIVLTYETPARLLQDLRELGCNLHPQRFAALRGRGWRRELEQRLAQQLADPREGGRLALTFEIIYGHALKPAPKVRLSAHSAVSLQDMRAMLHGGRSGEGRS; translated from the coding sequence ATGTCCACCCCTGCCCACGAGCGCCCGCCCACCATCGACCCCGTTGCCGCCGCGCGCTGGCAGCGCAGCGCGCCCGCGCTCTCGCCCTGGCTGCACGAGGAGGTGGCGCGGCGCATGGAAGAGCGGCTGCAGTGGATCCGGCTGCAGCCGCAGGCCTGGGCCCACTGGGAGCCGGTGCGCGGCGGGCTGCAGGCCCATGCCCTGCTCAGCCGCCGCTATCCGAAATCGGCGTGTTATGTGGCGGAGGTCCAGGCACAGCGGTCATCGATTGCTATCAAATCAATAGCGAACCCATGGTGGAGCCCGCGCCGCTGGAGCGGCGCGCCGACGCACTTCGGGCTGCCGCCCGACGCCGGCGTGCAGATGCTCTGGGCCAACATGGCGCTGCACATGGCGGCCGACCCGCAGGCCCTGATCGCGCAATGGCACCGCGCGCTGGCGACCGACGGCTTCCTGATGTTCTCGTGCCTCGGGCCCGACACGGTGCGCGAGTTGCGCGGCCTGTACCAGGCGCTGGGCTGGCCGGCGGCCGGCCACGAGTTCACCGACATGCACGACTGGGGCGACATGCTGGTGCATGCGGGCTTTGCCGAGCCGGTGATGGACATGGAGCGCATCGTGCTGACCTACGAGACCCCGGCGCGCCTGCTGCAGGACTTGCGCGAGCTCGGCTGCAACCTGCACCCGCAGCGCTTCGCGGCCCTGCGCGGGCGCGGCTGGCGCCGCGAGCTGGAGCAGCGGCTGGCGCAGCAGCTGGCCGATCCACGCGAGGGCGGGCGGCTGGCGCTCACCTTCGAGATCATCTATGGCCATGCCCTCAAGCCCGCGCCCAAGGTGCGCCTGAGCGCGCACAGCGCGGTCTCGCTGCAGGACATGCGCGCCATGCTGCATGGCGGCCGGTCTGGCGAGGGCCGTTCGTAG
- a CDS encoding DUF2244 domain-containing protein — protein sequence MSNPVFRFATVSGQNIHWFLKRNCSVTPAQLGWLYASLCVVSLGIGTFFWFQGARLVMPFAWLELIAVGAAFLVYARHATDGEKISLQGAQLVVELESAGRLERAEFNRDWVRIEPKAGDRSLIEVSARGRTVEVGRYVRPELRPALAREIRMALRGA from the coding sequence GTGTCGAATCCGGTATTTCGTTTCGCCACTGTCTCAGGCCAGAACATCCACTGGTTTCTGAAACGCAACTGCTCGGTCACACCAGCCCAGCTGGGCTGGCTGTATGCCTCGCTGTGCGTCGTGTCGCTGGGGATCGGAACGTTCTTCTGGTTCCAGGGGGCCAGGCTGGTCATGCCGTTCGCATGGCTCGAGCTGATTGCGGTGGGTGCGGCGTTCCTGGTGTACGCCCGCCACGCGACCGACGGCGAGAAGATTTCGCTGCAGGGCGCGCAGCTGGTGGTCGAGCTCGAAAGCGCGGGGCGGCTGGAGCGGGCGGAGTTCAACCGCGACTGGGTGCGGATCGAGCCCAAGGCGGGAGACCGGTCGCTGATCGAGGTGTCGGCCCGGGGCCGCACGGTGGAGGTGGGGCGCTATGTGCGCCCCGAGCTGCGCCCGGCGCTGGCGCGAGAGATTCGGATGGCCCTGCGCGGTGCGTGA
- the coxB gene encoding cytochrome c oxidase subunit II has translation MKSISNKLASLLLMAGTWVATSAHAVNDLPGGPSVRQLNLPPAVTKIAEEQAWLHWMMLILCTVIFVAVFAVMFYSIWKHRKSVGHKAANFHESVTVEVIWTIVPFVIVILMALPATKVLVASKDTTNADLTIKATGYQWKWGYDYIKGEGEGIGFVSTLDATHREMSNNGAKGDIPDNYLFKVDNPLVVPVNQKIRIITTANDVIHAFMVPAFGIKQDAIPGFVRDTWFRAEKTGDFYGQCAELCGKEHAYMPIHVKVVSAEDYSKWVDGEKKKAAAKLDDPNKVWTLDDIMKRGEKVYAANCAACHQANGKGAGPIKPLDGSAIVLDADHNKQIDTVLNGRNNGAMPAWKQLSDTDIAAVVSYTKNSWSNKTGQLVQPAEVKAERK, from the coding sequence ATGAAGAGCATTTCCAACAAGCTGGCTTCACTGCTGCTCATGGCAGGCACCTGGGTCGCCACCTCCGCCCACGCGGTCAACGACCTGCCGGGCGGCCCCTCCGTGCGCCAGCTGAACCTGCCCCCCGCGGTGACCAAGATCGCCGAAGAACAGGCCTGGCTTCACTGGATGATGCTGATTCTGTGCACGGTCATCTTCGTGGCCGTGTTCGCCGTGATGTTCTATTCGATCTGGAAGCACCGCAAGTCGGTGGGCCACAAGGCCGCCAACTTCCATGAGTCGGTCACGGTCGAGGTGATCTGGACCATCGTTCCCTTCGTCATCGTGATCCTGATGGCCCTGCCGGCCACCAAGGTGCTGGTGGCCTCGAAGGACACCACCAACGCCGACCTCACCATCAAGGCCACCGGCTACCAGTGGAAGTGGGGCTACGACTACATCAAGGGCGAAGGCGAGGGCATCGGCTTCGTCTCCACGCTGGACGCGACGCACCGCGAAATGTCCAACAACGGCGCCAAGGGCGACATCCCCGACAACTACCTGTTCAAGGTCGACAACCCGCTGGTGGTGCCGGTCAACCAGAAGATCCGCATCATCACCACCGCCAACGACGTGATCCACGCCTTCATGGTGCCGGCCTTCGGCATCAAGCAGGATGCCATCCCCGGCTTCGTGCGCGACACCTGGTTCCGCGCCGAGAAGACCGGCGACTTCTACGGCCAGTGCGCCGAGCTGTGCGGCAAGGAACACGCCTACATGCCGATCCACGTGAAGGTGGTGTCGGCCGAGGACTACAGCAAGTGGGTCGACGGCGAGAAGAAGAAGGCCGCCGCCAAACTGGACGACCCGAACAAGGTCTGGACGCTGGACGACATCATGAAGCGCGGCGAGAAGGTCTATGCGGCCAACTGCGCGGCCTGCCACCAGGCCAACGGCAAGGGCGCCGGCCCGATCAAGCCGCTGGACGGCTCGGCCATCGTGCTCGACGCCGATCACAACAAGCAGATCGACACCGTGCTCAACGGCCGCAACAACGGCGCCATGCCGGCCTGGAAGCAGCTCAGCGACACCGACATCGCCGCCGTTGTCAGCTACACCAAGAACAGCTGGTCCAACAAGACCGGCCAGCTGGTCCAGCCGGCTGAAGTCAAGGCCGAGCGCAAATAA
- the ctaD gene encoding cytochrome c oxidase subunit I, with amino-acid sequence MSAVLDHHDHAHDDHHDHHAPTGWRRWVFATNHKDIGTLYLLFSFTMLMVGGILAMLIRAELFQPGLQLVNPELFNQLTTMHGLIMVFGAIMPGFVGFANWMIPLQIGAADMAFARMNNFSFWLMIPAALMLVGSFFMPGGAPAAGWTLYAPLTLQMGPSMDAGIFAMHILGASSIMGSINIIVTILNMRAPGMTLMKMPMFAWTWLITAYLLIAVMPVLAGAITMTLTDRHFGTTFFNPAGGGDPVMYQHIFWFFGHPEVYIMILPAFGIISQIVPAFARKKLFGYASMVYATSSIAILSFIVWAHHMFTTGMPVTGQLFFMYATMLIAVPTAVKIFNWVATMWQGSMTFETPMLFAVGFIFVFTMGGFTGLILAMAPIDIQLQDTYYVVAHFHYVLVAGSLYAMFAGYYYWSPKWTGVMYNETRGKIHFWWSLISFNVTFFPMHFLGLAGMPRRYADYPMQFADFNAVASVGAFAFGLAQVYFFVFIVLPTMLGKGEKAAQRPWEAAEGLEWEVPSPAPFHTFEHPPKLDVTATKVIG; translated from the coding sequence ATGAGTGCAGTTCTCGATCATCACGATCATGCGCATGACGACCACCATGACCACCACGCCCCGACCGGCTGGCGGCGCTGGGTATTTGCGACCAACCACAAGGACATCGGCACGCTGTACCTGCTGTTCTCCTTCACGATGCTGATGGTCGGCGGCATCCTGGCCATGCTGATCCGCGCCGAGCTGTTCCAGCCCGGCCTGCAGCTCGTGAACCCCGAGCTGTTCAACCAGCTCACCACCATGCACGGCCTGATCATGGTGTTCGGCGCCATCATGCCGGGCTTCGTGGGCTTCGCGAACTGGATGATCCCGCTGCAGATCGGCGCGGCCGACATGGCGTTCGCGCGCATGAACAACTTCAGCTTCTGGCTGATGATCCCCGCCGCGCTGATGCTGGTGGGCTCGTTCTTCATGCCCGGCGGCGCTCCCGCGGCCGGCTGGACGCTGTACGCGCCGCTGACGCTGCAGATGGGCCCGTCGATGGACGCCGGCATCTTCGCGATGCACATTCTGGGCGCCTCGTCGATCATGGGTTCGATCAACATCATCGTGACCATCCTCAACATGCGCGCCCCCGGCATGACGCTGATGAAGATGCCGATGTTCGCCTGGACCTGGCTGATCACCGCCTACCTGCTGATCGCCGTGATGCCCGTGCTGGCCGGCGCCATCACGATGACGCTGACCGACCGCCACTTCGGCACCACCTTCTTCAACCCCGCCGGCGGCGGCGACCCGGTGATGTACCAGCACATCTTCTGGTTCTTCGGCCACCCCGAGGTCTACATCATGATCTTGCCGGCCTTCGGTATCATCAGCCAGATCGTGCCCGCCTTCGCGCGCAAGAAGCTGTTCGGCTACGCCTCCATGGTGTACGCCACCTCGTCGATCGCCATCCTGTCGTTCATCGTGTGGGCACACCACATGTTCACCACCGGCATGCCGGTGACCGGCCAGCTGTTCTTCATGTACGCCACCATGCTGATCGCGGTGCCCACGGCCGTGAAGATCTTCAACTGGGTCGCCACCATGTGGCAGGGCTCGATGACCTTCGAGACCCCGATGCTGTTCGCCGTCGGCTTCATCTTCGTGTTCACGATGGGCGGCTTCACCGGCCTGATCCTGGCCATGGCGCCGATCGACATCCAGCTGCAGGACACCTACTACGTGGTGGCCCACTTCCACTACGTGCTGGTGGCCGGCTCGCTGTACGCCATGTTCGCGGGCTACTACTACTGGAGCCCGAAGTGGACCGGCGTGATGTACAACGAAACGCGCGGCAAGATCCACTTCTGGTGGTCGCTGATCTCGTTCAACGTGACCTTCTTCCCGATGCACTTCCTGGGCCTGGCCGGCATGCCGCGCCGCTACGCCGACTACCCGATGCAGTTCGCCGATTTCAACGCCGTGGCCTCGGTGGGCGCGTTCGCCTTCGGCCTGGCGCAGGTCTACTTCTTCGTGTTCATCGTGCTGCCCACGATGCTCGGCAAGGGTGAAAAGGCCGCCCAGCGGCCCTGGGAAGCGGCCGAAGGCCTGGAGTGGGAAGTGCCGTCGCCGGCACCGTTCCACACCTTCGAGCACCCGCCCAAGCTGGACGTGACGGCCACCAAGGTCATCGGCTGA
- a CDS encoding cytochrome oxidase small assembly protein has product MTPEQKKSNLRLALILASVAVVFFIGFMTKMVLLSK; this is encoded by the coding sequence ATGACGCCCGAACAGAAGAAGAGCAACCTGCGCCTGGCCCTGATCCTGGCCTCGGTCGCCGTCGTGTTTTTCATCGGCTTCATGACCAAGATGGTGCTGCTGAGCAAATGA
- a CDS encoding cytochrome c oxidase assembly protein — MGIQRENIRMVGKLAVVAVGMFAFGYALVPMYKAICEFTGINILALSELEVPGNASGGKNVKLPANTQVDTSRTITVEFDANSRGPWEFKPALRSLQVHPGELTTVMYEFQNVQNRRMAAQAIPSYAPRQAAAHFNKLECFCFNQYTLDPGEKKQWPVAFVIDPKLSKDVTTITLSYTFFEVGGKTPPAPASSTADAAGLLHSRPGA; from the coding sequence ATGGGTATCCAGCGAGAAAACATCCGGATGGTGGGCAAGCTGGCCGTGGTGGCCGTGGGCATGTTCGCCTTCGGCTACGCCCTGGTGCCGATGTACAAGGCGATCTGCGAGTTCACCGGCATCAACATCCTGGCGCTGTCGGAGCTGGAAGTGCCGGGCAATGCGTCCGGCGGCAAGAACGTCAAGCTGCCCGCCAACACGCAGGTGGACACGAGCCGCACCATCACGGTGGAGTTCGACGCCAACTCGCGCGGCCCCTGGGAGTTCAAGCCGGCCCTGCGTTCGCTGCAGGTCCATCCGGGCGAGCTGACCACCGTGATGTACGAGTTCCAGAACGTGCAGAACCGGCGCATGGCGGCGCAGGCCATCCCGAGCTACGCGCCGCGCCAGGCGGCGGCGCACTTCAACAAGCTCGAGTGCTTCTGCTTCAACCAGTACACGCTCGATCCGGGCGAGAAGAAGCAGTGGCCGGTGGCTTTCGTGATCGATCCCAAGCTGTCCAAGGACGTGACCACCATCACGCTGTCGTACACCTTCTTCGAGGTGGGCGGCAAGACGCCGCCGGCGCCCGCTTCCTCCACGGCGGATGCGGCCGGGCTGCTGCACTCGAGGCCCGGCGCATGA
- a CDS encoding DUF2970 domain-containing protein, whose translation MNKSLKQPSIRRPPRGSVLRTVKAVAWSFFGVRRDSEYQEDVARLNPFHIIAVGLVGVALFVLTLVLLVNWVAAP comes from the coding sequence ATGAACAAATCCCTGAAGCAGCCGTCCATCCGCCGCCCGCCCAGGGGCTCGGTCTTGCGCACGGTCAAGGCCGTGGCCTGGTCGTTCTTCGGGGTGCGCAGGGACAGCGAGTACCAGGAAGACGTGGCCCGGCTCAACCCCTTCCACATCATCGCGGTGGGCCTCGTGGGCGTGGCGCTGTTCGTGCTGACGCTGGTGCTGCTGGTCAACTGGGTGGCGGCGCCCTAG
- a CDS encoding cytochrome c oxidase subunit 3 → MSSTTQGATPYYFVPNPSRHPAMAALGLFFVILGASQWINGHDWGKYSLAFGLLWWLGVLYQWFRDAVHESEGGLYSHRIENSYRWSMSWFIFSEVMFFGAFFTALWWARAHSVPALGSLDNALLWPDFKAVWPSLAAGATASPANIVEPFTTMTPFWLPTINTALLLSSGVTLTIAHHALRENHRGKTIAFMWMTVVLGVIFLCVQGYEYFHSYNDLNLKLSSGVYGSTFFMLTGFHGFHVFVGMLMLLFITLRLMKGHFTAEHHFGFEGAAWYWHFVDVVWLGLYVLVYWL, encoded by the coding sequence ATGAGTTCGACAACGCAAGGCGCAACGCCCTACTACTTTGTGCCCAATCCTTCGCGGCATCCGGCCATGGCCGCCCTGGGCCTGTTCTTCGTGATCCTGGGCGCGTCCCAGTGGATCAACGGCCATGACTGGGGGAAGTACTCGCTCGCCTTCGGCCTGCTGTGGTGGCTCGGCGTGCTGTACCAGTGGTTCCGCGACGCGGTGCATGAAAGCGAAGGCGGCCTGTACAGCCATCGCATCGAGAACTCCTACCGCTGGAGCATGAGCTGGTTCATTTTCTCCGAAGTGATGTTCTTCGGCGCCTTCTTCACGGCCCTGTGGTGGGCGCGCGCGCACTCGGTGCCCGCCCTCGGTAGCCTGGACAATGCGCTGCTGTGGCCCGACTTCAAGGCCGTCTGGCCGAGCCTCGCCGCCGGCGCCACGGCCTCGCCCGCGAACATCGTCGAGCCCTTCACCACGATGACGCCGTTCTGGCTGCCCACCATCAACACCGCGCTGCTGCTGAGCTCGGGCGTGACCCTGACCATCGCCCACCACGCCCTGCGCGAAAACCACCGCGGCAAGACCATCGCCTTCATGTGGATGACGGTGGTGCTCGGCGTGATCTTCCTGTGCGTGCAGGGCTACGAGTATTTCCACTCCTACAACGATCTGAACCTCAAGCTCAGCTCGGGCGTCTACGGCTCCACCTTCTTCATGCTGACCGGCTTCCACGGCTTCCACGTGTTCGTGGGCATGCTGATGCTGCTGTTCATCACGCTGCGCCTGATGAAAGGCCACTTCACCGCGGAGCACCACTTCGGCTTCGAGGGCGCGGCCTGGTACTGGCACTTCGTGGACGTGGTGTGGCTCGGCCTGTACGTGCTGGTCTATTGGTTGTAA
- a CDS encoding twin transmembrane helix small protein, which translates to MKYLVLLAFVAIIASLGSALFFMLKDGRDGKTKTSNMARALAFRVGFSILLFVCILIAWKLGYIHPTGIPAGT; encoded by the coding sequence ATGAAGTACCTCGTGCTGCTCGCCTTCGTGGCCATCATCGCCAGCCTGGGCTCGGCCTTGTTTTTCATGCTCAAGGACGGACGCGACGGCAAGACCAAGACCAGCAACATGGCGCGCGCGCTGGCGTTCCGCGTCGGGTTCTCGATTCTGCTGTTCGTCTGCATTCTGATTGCCTGGAAACTGGGCTACATCCACCCCACCGGCATTCCGGCAGGAACCTGA
- a CDS encoding SURF1 family protein: MSPKLASWRFWLLTLAAVAGIGVTASLGRWQLSRAAQKEALQAAIEAKQRLPALDQAALLAAPDAAQLVHRQVVLRGIWLPNDTVYLDNRQMHGTPGFYVLTPLRLQGQDRVVLVQRGWVQRNFVDRTRLPPVEMPAGPVEIHGRIAPPPSKLYEFKGADTGAIRQNLDLAEFRAETKLPLLGVSVLQTGAPGEGLQRDWPEVGSDTAKHYGYTFQWWGLSGLIAILYVWFQFIAPARRAARRR; encoded by the coding sequence GTGAGTCCGAAGCTGGCGTCATGGCGTTTCTGGCTGCTGACGCTGGCGGCCGTGGCCGGCATCGGCGTGACGGCCTCGCTCGGGCGCTGGCAGTTGTCGCGCGCCGCGCAAAAGGAGGCCCTGCAGGCCGCCATCGAGGCAAAGCAGCGTCTTCCCGCGCTCGATCAGGCCGCGTTGCTGGCCGCCCCGGACGCGGCGCAGCTGGTGCACCGCCAGGTGGTCCTGCGCGGAATTTGGCTGCCGAACGACACGGTGTACCTCGACAACCGCCAGATGCACGGCACCCCGGGCTTTTACGTGCTCACGCCGCTGCGGCTGCAGGGGCAGGACCGTGTGGTGCTGGTGCAGCGCGGCTGGGTCCAGCGCAACTTCGTGGACCGCACCCGTTTGCCGCCGGTGGAGATGCCGGCCGGGCCGGTCGAAATCCATGGCCGGATTGCCCCCCCGCCGTCCAAGCTTTATGAGTTCAAGGGGGCCGATACCGGCGCCATCCGGCAAAATCTCGACTTGGCCGAGTTTCGTGCCGAAACCAAGCTGCCCCTGCTGGGCGTGAGCGTCCTGCAGACCGGCGCACCCGGCGAAGGCCTGCAGCGCGACTGGCCCGAGGTGGGCAGCGACACGGCAAAACACTACGGATACACGTTTCAATGGTGGGGCCTCAGCGGCCTGATTGCAATTCTCTATGTCTGGTTCCAATTCATCGCTCCCGCCCGGCGCGCGGCCCGCCGCCGCTGA
- a CDS encoding SCO family protein, whose amino-acid sequence MSGSNSSLPPGARPAAADEPLGLTVHSLPNPQAAQRTVSGRWKMLAVLLVCAAPVVASYFTYYVIRPEGRHNYGELIDPQRPVPDLAVRDLDGAPANLRDLKGQWLFVSVAGGGCDEVCQKHLYLQRQLREGLGKEKERVDWVWLVSDDAPVADALRPALKGADVLRVPEAQLGAWLQPAPGQALRDHLYVVDPMGNWMMRFPAGLDVHGAAKAKRDLERLLRASASWDQPGR is encoded by the coding sequence ATGTCTGGTTCCAATTCATCGCTCCCGCCCGGCGCGCGGCCCGCCGCCGCTGACGAACCGCTGGGCCTGACCGTGCACAGCCTGCCGAATCCGCAGGCGGCGCAGCGCACCGTGAGCGGCCGCTGGAAGATGCTGGCCGTGCTGCTGGTGTGCGCCGCGCCGGTGGTGGCCTCGTATTTCACCTACTACGTGATCCGCCCCGAAGGCCGGCACAACTACGGCGAGCTGATCGACCCGCAGCGCCCCGTGCCCGACCTCGCGGTGCGCGACCTGGACGGCGCGCCCGCCAACCTGCGCGATCTCAAGGGCCAGTGGCTGTTCGTCAGCGTGGCCGGCGGCGGCTGCGACGAGGTCTGCCAGAAGCACCTGTACCTGCAGCGCCAGCTGCGCGAAGGCCTGGGCAAGGAGAAGGAGCGCGTTGACTGGGTCTGGCTGGTCAGCGACGACGCGCCGGTGGCCGACGCGCTGCGCCCGGCGCTCAAGGGCGCCGACGTGCTGCGCGTGCCCGAGGCGCAGCTCGGCGCCTGGCTGCAGCCGGCGCCGGGCCAGGCCCTGCGCGACCACCTGTACGTGGTGGACCCGATGGGCAACTGGATGATGCGCTTTCCGGCCGGGCTCGACGTGCACGGCGCCGCCAAGGCCAAGCGCGACCTGGAGCGCCTGCTGCGCGCCTCCGCCTCGTGGGACCAGCCCGGCCGCTGA